The proteins below come from a single Phocoena sinus isolate mPhoSin1 chromosome 2, mPhoSin1.pri, whole genome shotgun sequence genomic window:
- the ZNF106 gene encoding zinc finger protein 106 isoform X2, whose translation MTLSASDLVTMARERKCILCHIVYSSKKEMDEHMRSMLHHRELENLKGRDSSHECRVCGVTEVGLSAYAKHISGQLHKDNVDAQEREDDGKEEEEEDYFDKELVQLIKQRKEQSRQDEPSNSSQEINSDDRRSQRRREDRIPYQDRESYSQPAWHHRGPPQRDRKWEKDGYNNTRKNSFPHSSRSSGGSRGCSGWHKGVAGGSSTWFHNHSNSGGGWHSNSGMVDWNHNGTGRNSSWHSEGTGGFSSRHMNSSNGNWKSSVRSTNSWNYSGPGDKFQPSRNRNSNCQMEDVTMLWNKKSKSNKYNQERYKWQRQENDKVGAVATYRGPSEGFTSDKFSSEGLLDFNFEHLESQATKQTDTLASKIGGKNGSVAREKLRRWTPYPSQKTLDLQSGVKEVTGNKLETIDNDFSLITTGIQEPQTDERNNSPTLKTQKETHTRSLNHKATSDCTASYEVVREGPIVEKPEQEHTLNKMPLLKSPLLPIPITKSAPQKQDSKNPSKNTKTNSFFPGEHSNPLNKPTVENNKGSYISKLRNSGPRVLKGHKSTFGTHREPDENLSDTLQKAKDVLECNESLQNPLLSASKRTRNYAKASRNVEESEKGSLKIEFQVDALEDESDGEISDAEKDGTKIGTLGSATTEVLSCSTHAADEKRGDDQNLKTSRKPSTSPCNSTVHQKESELQMTSVASPHSDLLLDLKTSLEDAQVDDPVKSHVSYETEGFETTSLDAELQKNDIGQPSGPLLPELSKLGFPASLQRDLTRHISLKSKTGAHLPEPNLNSARRIRNISGHRKSETEKESGLKPTLRQILNASRRNVNWEQVIQQVTKKKQELGKGLPRFGIEMVPLVQNEQEVLDLDGEPDLSSLEGFQWEGVSISSSPGLARKRSLSESSVIMDRAPSVFSFFSEEATGKENEPQQIFSPNNSLRSAQSQKTTMGLKQEMTPLAASLRTGERAENVATRRRHSAQLSSDHTIPLMHLAKDLHSQESSTPLSESHNAQESNGEGNSLSSNASLALAISSLTDAATDSSCTSGAEQNDVQNIRKKRRATGDGSSPELPSLERKNKRRKIKGKKERSQVDQLLHISLREEELSKSLQCMDNNLLQARAALQTAYVEVQRLLMLKQQITMEMSTLRTHRIQILQGLQETYEPSERPDQVPCNLTQEQRNIRSQTSADATLLPTPFFPVFLEASSSHVSPSSTGAPLQGIASTFQAHGSVPAPDSSVQIKQEPMSPEQDESVNAVSQGSACNVSKELLQANREISDSSPVYPVITAALSLSELTERFHEPSQELKFSVEQGNTRNRGNNPSSQSAGLPSINKEGEEPNRGNSGSEACTSSFPRLSFASETPLEKEPHSPADHPEQQAESTLTSAEARGNKKKKKLRKKKTLRAAHVPENSDTEQDIFTAKPVRKVKTGKSTKGGKVTTSTWEDSRTGPEQESVRDEPDSDSSLEVLEIPNPQLEVVAIDSSETGEEKPDSPSKKDIRNSTELNSLETSRSGCDEVSSTSEIGTRYKDGIPVSVAETQTVISSIKGSKNSSEISSEPGDDDEPTEGSFEGHQAAVNAIQIFGNLLYTCSADKTVRVYNLVSRKYIGVFEGHTSKVNCLLVTQTSGKNAALYTGSSDHTIRCYNVKTRECVEQLQLEDRVLCLHSRWRILYAGLANGTVVTFNIKNNKRLEIFECHGPRAVSCLATAQEGARKLLVVGSYDCTISVRDARNGLLLRTLEGHSKTILCMKVVNDLVFSGSSDQSVHAHNIHTGELVRIYKGHNHAVTVVNILGKVMVTACLDKFVRVYELQSHDRLQVYGGHKDMIMCMTIHKSMIYTGCYDGSIQAVRLNLMQNYRCWWHGCSLIFGVIDHLKQHLLTDHTNPNFQTLKCRWKNCDAFFTARKGSKQDAAGHIERHAEDDSKIDS comes from the exons GGACAGTAGTCATGAGTGCCGAGTGTGCGGGGTCACAGAAGTGGGTCTTTCTGCGTATGCAAAGCACATTTCTGGCCAATTGCACAAAGATAATGTTGATGCCCAGGAAAGAGAAGatgatggaaaggaagaagaagaggaagattaTTTTGACAAGGAACTCGTTCagttaataaaacaaaggaaagaacaaagtCG gCAAGATGAACCTTCCAATAGCAGCCAAGAAATAAACTCTGATGACAGGCGATCCCAACGGAGACGAGAAGACCGAATTCCTTACCAAGACAGAGAGAGCTACAGTCAGCCAGCATGGCATCATCGTGGACCTCCTCAGCGGGACCGGAAATGGGAGAAAGATGGCTATAATAATACTAGGAAAAACAGCTTCCCACATTCTTCGAGGAGTAGTGGTGGATCAAGAGGATGTTCTGGGTGGCATAAGGGTGTTGCAGGAGGCTCCTCAACTTGGTTTCACAACCATAGTAATTCTGGAGGTGGTTGGCATTCAAATAGTGGAATGGTAGATTGGAATCATAATGGTACAGGAAGGAATTCCAGTTGGCATTCTGAAGGAACAGGTGGCTTTTCCAGTCGGCATATGAACAGCAGTAACGGAAACTGGAAATCCAGTGTACGTAGCACAAATAGTTGGAATTACAGTGGCCCCGGAGACAAATTTCAACCAAGCAGAAACAGAAATTCTAACTGTCAAATGGAAGATGTGACTATGCTATGGAACAAGAAATCTAAGTCAAACAAATATAATCAAGAGAGATATAAGTGGCAGCGGCAAGAAAATGACAAAGTTGGTGCAGTCGCCACATACAGAGGTCCTTCTGAAGGATTTACAAGTGATAAGTTTTCTTCAGAGGGCTTACTTGACTTCAATTTTGAGCATCTGGAAAGCCAAGCCACTAAACAAACAGATACCTTAGCTTCCAAAATTGGTGGGAAGAATGGCAGTGTGGCAAGGGAAAAGCTCCGTCGCTGGACTCCTTACCCCTCCCAGAAGACTCTGGATTTACAATCGGGAGTGAAAGAAGTCACTGGTAACAAGTTGGAAACGATAGATAATGATTTTAGCTTGATAACCACAGGAATACAAGAGCcccaaactgatgaaagaaataattctccaacactgaaaacacaaaaagaaacacatactAGATCTCTTAATCATAAAGCCACTTCTGACTGCACTGCTTCCTATGAGGTAGTGAGAGAGGGCCCCATTGTAGAAAAACCTGAACAAGAGCATACCTTAAATAAGATGCCATTGCTAAAATCCCCACTCCTTCCAATTCCAATCACTAAATCAGCTCCTCAAAAGCAAGATTCAAAGAATCCCTCAAAAAACACCAAAAcgaattctttttttcctggagaacACTCAAACCCCTTGAACAAACCCACAGTGGAAAATAATAAGGGTTCTTACATATCCAAATTGCGAAATTCAGGTCCTCGTGTTTTAAAAGGGCATAAAAGTACATTTGGAACTCACAGGGAACCTGATGAAAATTTAAGTGATACGTTACAAAAAGCCAAAGATGTGCTAGAGTGTAATGAGTCATTGCAAAATCCACTTCTTAGCGCTTCTAAAAGGACCAGGAATTATGCAAAAGCAAGTAGGAATGTAGAAGAGTCTGAAAAAGGATCTTTGAAGATTGAGTTTCAAGTAGACGCATTAGAAGATGAAAGTGATGGAGAGATATCTGATGCAGAAAAGGATGGAACAAAAATTGGAACCCTGGGTTCTGCAACTACAGAAGTTTTATCCTGCAGTACTCATGCTGCTGATGAGAAAAGGGGGGATGACCAAAACCTGAAAACATCTAGAAAACCATCGACTTCCCCATGTAACTCAACAGTTCACCAGAAGGAATCTGAGTTACAAATGACATCTGTAGCCAGCCCACACTCTGACTTACTGCTAGATTTGAAAACCTCTCTAGAAGATGCACAGGTTGATGACCCTGTTAAATCTCATGTATCTTATGAAACAGAAGGCTTTGAGACTACTAGCTTGGATGCTGAGCTTCAAAAAAACGATATAGGTCAGCCCTCAGGCCCTCTCCTGCCTGAACTAAGTAAGCTTGGCTTTCCTGCCTCACTCCAGAGAGATCTAACCCGTCACATTAGCTTGAAGAGCAAAACTGGAGCACACCTTCCTGAGCCAAACCTCAATAGTGCTCGCCGCATCCGCAATATCAGTGGTCATCGAAAgagtgagacagagaaggagTCTGGGCTCAAGCCAACCCTCCGGCAGATTCTAAATGCATCTCGGAGAAATGTCAACTGGGAACAGGTCATTCAGCAAGTAACCAAGAAAAAGCAAGAGCTAGGCAAAGGCTTACCCAG GTTTGGCATCGAAATGGTGCCTCTAGTTCAAAATGAACAAGAGGTCTTGGATTTGGATGGGGAGCCTGATCTGTCCAGTCTAGAAGGATTCCAGTGGGAAggtgtttccatttcttcatcccCTGGGTTGGCAAGGAAGCGAAGCCTTTCAGAGAGCAGTGTGATCATGGACAGGGCTCCTTCTGTGTTTAGCTTCTTCAGTGAGGAAGCTACAGGCAAAGAAAATGAGCCCCAGCAGATATTTTCACCTAATAACTCATTGAGGTCTGCACAGAGTCAAAAAACAACCATGGGCCTTAAGCAGGAAATGACACCTCTAGCTGCCTCCCTAAGAACAGGTGAAAGAGCTGAAAATGTTGCTACTCGAAGGCGACATAGTGCTCAATTATCATCTGACCATACGATACCTTTGATGCATTTGGCAAAAGACCTGCACAGCCAGGAGAGCTCTACACCACTTTCAGAGAGTCACAATGCCCAGGAGAGTAATGGAGAAGGAAACTCTTTATCATCAAATGCATCCTTAGCCCTTGCAATCTCCAGTTTGACAGATGCAGCCACAGACAGTAGCTGTACTTCTGGTGCTGAACAAAATGATGTCCAGAATATTAGAAAGAAACGAAGAGCCACTGGA GATGGATCTTCTCCTGAACTCCcaagtcttgagagaaaaaataaaagaaggaagattaaaggaaagaaag AACGTTCTCAGGTTGACCAGctgctgcatatttctttaaGGGAGGAAGAACTAAGCAAATCATTGCAGTGCATGGATAACAACCTTCTGCAAGCCCGTGCAGCTCTTCAGACGGCTTATGTTGAAGTTCAGAGGCTACTTATGCTCAAGCAGCAG ataaCTATGGAGATGAGTACCCTGAGGACCCATAGAATACAGATTCTACAGGGATTACAAG AAACATATGAACCTTCTGAGCGTCCAGACCAGGTTCCCTGTAACCTTACACAAGAACAAAGGAACATTAGATCTCAAACATCTGCTGATGCCACACTGCTGCCTACTCCTTTTTTCCCGGTTTTCCTGGAGGCTTCATCTTCCCATGTGTCTCCGTCATCCACTGGAGCCCCTCTCCAAGGAATCGCATCTACTTTCCAAGCCCATGGCAGTGTTCCTGCTCCAGACTCATCAGTTCAGATTAAACAAGAGCCCATGTCTCCTGAACAGGATGAGAGTGTGAATGCTGTGTCACAAGGCTCTGCTTGCAATGTGTCCAAGGAATTACTGCAAGCTAATA GAGAGATCAGTGACAGTAGTCCAGTTTATCCAGTTATCACTGCAGCATTGTCCTTATCAGAGCTAACAGAGAGATTCCATGAGCCTAGCCAAGAACTGAAGTTTTCTGTGGAGCAAGGAAATACCAGAAACAGAGGGAACAATCCCTCTTCCCAATCAGCTGGTCTTCCTAGCATAAATAAAGAAGGTGAAGAGCCAAACAGAGGCAACAGCGGGTCTGAAGCCTGTACCAGTTCTTTTCCGAGATTGTCCTTTGCTTCAGAAACCCCTTTAGAGAAAGAGCCCCACTCTCCAGCTGACCATCCAGAGCAACAGGCAGAGTCCACTCTGACATCAGCTGAAGCTAGggggaacaagaaaaagaagaaacttaggaagaagaaaactctGCGGGCTGCCCATGTTCCTGAGAACAGTGACACTGAACAGGATATATTTACTGCTAAACCTGTAAGGAAAGTAAAAACTGGAAAGTCCACTAAAGGGGGGAAAGTGACAACCTCCACCTGGGAAGATAGCAGAACTGGTCCAGAACAAGAGAGTGTCAGAGATGAACCAGATAGTGACTCGTCTCTGGAAGTCCTAGAAATTCCTAATCCTCAGTTAGAAGTGGTAGCCATTGATTCTTCTGAAACTGGAGAAGAGAAACCAGACAGCCCATCTAAAAAGGATATTCGTAACTCCACAGAGCTAAACTCATTAGAAACTTCTCGCTCTGGTTGTGATGAAGTTAGCTCTACCAGTGAGATTGGCACCCGTTATAAAGATGGCATCCCTGTAAG TGTGGCAGAAACTCAGACTGTGATCTCCTCCATAAAAGGATCAAAGAACTCTTCAG AAATATCTTCAGAGCCAGGAGATGATGATGAGCCCACAGAAGGGAGCTTTGAGGGGCACCAAGCTGCAGTGAATGCAATTCAGATATTTGGGAATTTACTGTATACCTGTTCAGCAGATAAAACTGTCCGAGTTTATAATCTCGTG AGTCGGAAGTATATTGGTGTCTTTGAGGGCCATACCTCCAAAGTGAACTGCCTCCTGGTTACTCAGACCTCTGGGAAGAATGCTGCCCTTTACACTGGTTCCAGTGATCACACCATTCGCTGCTATAATGTTAAG ACTCGAGAGTGTGTGGAGCAGTTACAGCTGGAAGACCGGGTTCTCTGCCTCCACAGTAGGTGGCGAATTCTCTATGCAGGACTGGCAAACGGCACTGTGGTCACCTTCAACATAAAG AACAACAAACGACTTGAAATCTTTGAATGCCATGGCCCTCGGGCTGTCAGCTGTCTTGCCACAGCTCAGGAAGGTGCCCGAAAGCTGCTGGTTGTGGGGTCTTATGACTGTACCATTAGTGTGCGTGATGCACGGAATGGACTGCTCCTTAGAACTCTGGAGGGCCACAGCAAAACCATTCTCTGCATGAAG gtggTGAATGACCTTGTGTTCAGTGGCTCCAGTGATCAGTCAGTCCATGCCCACAACATTCAC ACTGGTGAGCTTGTACGGATCTATAAAGGTCACAATCATGCAGTGACTGTGGTGAATATCCTAGGAAAAGTGATGGTGACTGCTTGCCTGGATAAATTTGTTCGTGTCTATGAATTACAG
- the ZNF106 gene encoding zinc finger protein 106 isoform X1 encodes MKSIRNGMTLSASDLVTMARERKCILCHIVYSSKKEMDEHMRSMLHHRELENLKGRDSSHECRVCGVTEVGLSAYAKHISGQLHKDNVDAQEREDDGKEEEEEDYFDKELVQLIKQRKEQSRQDEPSNSSQEINSDDRRSQRRREDRIPYQDRESYSQPAWHHRGPPQRDRKWEKDGYNNTRKNSFPHSSRSSGGSRGCSGWHKGVAGGSSTWFHNHSNSGGGWHSNSGMVDWNHNGTGRNSSWHSEGTGGFSSRHMNSSNGNWKSSVRSTNSWNYSGPGDKFQPSRNRNSNCQMEDVTMLWNKKSKSNKYNQERYKWQRQENDKVGAVATYRGPSEGFTSDKFSSEGLLDFNFEHLESQATKQTDTLASKIGGKNGSVAREKLRRWTPYPSQKTLDLQSGVKEVTGNKLETIDNDFSLITTGIQEPQTDERNNSPTLKTQKETHTRSLNHKATSDCTASYEVVREGPIVEKPEQEHTLNKMPLLKSPLLPIPITKSAPQKQDSKNPSKNTKTNSFFPGEHSNPLNKPTVENNKGSYISKLRNSGPRVLKGHKSTFGTHREPDENLSDTLQKAKDVLECNESLQNPLLSASKRTRNYAKASRNVEESEKGSLKIEFQVDALEDESDGEISDAEKDGTKIGTLGSATTEVLSCSTHAADEKRGDDQNLKTSRKPSTSPCNSTVHQKESELQMTSVASPHSDLLLDLKTSLEDAQVDDPVKSHVSYETEGFETTSLDAELQKNDIGQPSGPLLPELSKLGFPASLQRDLTRHISLKSKTGAHLPEPNLNSARRIRNISGHRKSETEKESGLKPTLRQILNASRRNVNWEQVIQQVTKKKQELGKGLPRFGIEMVPLVQNEQEVLDLDGEPDLSSLEGFQWEGVSISSSPGLARKRSLSESSVIMDRAPSVFSFFSEEATGKENEPQQIFSPNNSLRSAQSQKTTMGLKQEMTPLAASLRTGERAENVATRRRHSAQLSSDHTIPLMHLAKDLHSQESSTPLSESHNAQESNGEGNSLSSNASLALAISSLTDAATDSSCTSGAEQNDVQNIRKKRRATGDGSSPELPSLERKNKRRKIKGKKERSQVDQLLHISLREEELSKSLQCMDNNLLQARAALQTAYVEVQRLLMLKQQITMEMSTLRTHRIQILQGLQETYEPSERPDQVPCNLTQEQRNIRSQTSADATLLPTPFFPVFLEASSSHVSPSSTGAPLQGIASTFQAHGSVPAPDSSVQIKQEPMSPEQDESVNAVSQGSACNVSKELLQANREISDSSPVYPVITAALSLSELTERFHEPSQELKFSVEQGNTRNRGNNPSSQSAGLPSINKEGEEPNRGNSGSEACTSSFPRLSFASETPLEKEPHSPADHPEQQAESTLTSAEARGNKKKKKLRKKKTLRAAHVPENSDTEQDIFTAKPVRKVKTGKSTKGGKVTTSTWEDSRTGPEQESVRDEPDSDSSLEVLEIPNPQLEVVAIDSSETGEEKPDSPSKKDIRNSTELNSLETSRSGCDEVSSTSEIGTRYKDGIPVSVAETQTVISSIKGSKNSSEISSEPGDDDEPTEGSFEGHQAAVNAIQIFGNLLYTCSADKTVRVYNLVSRKYIGVFEGHTSKVNCLLVTQTSGKNAALYTGSSDHTIRCYNVKTRECVEQLQLEDRVLCLHSRWRILYAGLANGTVVTFNIKNNKRLEIFECHGPRAVSCLATAQEGARKLLVVGSYDCTISVRDARNGLLLRTLEGHSKTILCMKVVNDLVFSGSSDQSVHAHNIHTGELVRIYKGHNHAVTVVNILGKVMVTACLDKFVRVYELQSHDRLQVYGGHKDMIMCMTIHKSMIYTGCYDGSIQAVRLNLMQNYRCWWHGCSLIFGVIDHLKQHLLTDHTNPNFQTLKCRWKNCDAFFTARKGSKQDAAGHIERHAEDDSKIDS; translated from the exons GGACAGTAGTCATGAGTGCCGAGTGTGCGGGGTCACAGAAGTGGGTCTTTCTGCGTATGCAAAGCACATTTCTGGCCAATTGCACAAAGATAATGTTGATGCCCAGGAAAGAGAAGatgatggaaaggaagaagaagaggaagattaTTTTGACAAGGAACTCGTTCagttaataaaacaaaggaaagaacaaagtCG gCAAGATGAACCTTCCAATAGCAGCCAAGAAATAAACTCTGATGACAGGCGATCCCAACGGAGACGAGAAGACCGAATTCCTTACCAAGACAGAGAGAGCTACAGTCAGCCAGCATGGCATCATCGTGGACCTCCTCAGCGGGACCGGAAATGGGAGAAAGATGGCTATAATAATACTAGGAAAAACAGCTTCCCACATTCTTCGAGGAGTAGTGGTGGATCAAGAGGATGTTCTGGGTGGCATAAGGGTGTTGCAGGAGGCTCCTCAACTTGGTTTCACAACCATAGTAATTCTGGAGGTGGTTGGCATTCAAATAGTGGAATGGTAGATTGGAATCATAATGGTACAGGAAGGAATTCCAGTTGGCATTCTGAAGGAACAGGTGGCTTTTCCAGTCGGCATATGAACAGCAGTAACGGAAACTGGAAATCCAGTGTACGTAGCACAAATAGTTGGAATTACAGTGGCCCCGGAGACAAATTTCAACCAAGCAGAAACAGAAATTCTAACTGTCAAATGGAAGATGTGACTATGCTATGGAACAAGAAATCTAAGTCAAACAAATATAATCAAGAGAGATATAAGTGGCAGCGGCAAGAAAATGACAAAGTTGGTGCAGTCGCCACATACAGAGGTCCTTCTGAAGGATTTACAAGTGATAAGTTTTCTTCAGAGGGCTTACTTGACTTCAATTTTGAGCATCTGGAAAGCCAAGCCACTAAACAAACAGATACCTTAGCTTCCAAAATTGGTGGGAAGAATGGCAGTGTGGCAAGGGAAAAGCTCCGTCGCTGGACTCCTTACCCCTCCCAGAAGACTCTGGATTTACAATCGGGAGTGAAAGAAGTCACTGGTAACAAGTTGGAAACGATAGATAATGATTTTAGCTTGATAACCACAGGAATACAAGAGCcccaaactgatgaaagaaataattctccaacactgaaaacacaaaaagaaacacatactAGATCTCTTAATCATAAAGCCACTTCTGACTGCACTGCTTCCTATGAGGTAGTGAGAGAGGGCCCCATTGTAGAAAAACCTGAACAAGAGCATACCTTAAATAAGATGCCATTGCTAAAATCCCCACTCCTTCCAATTCCAATCACTAAATCAGCTCCTCAAAAGCAAGATTCAAAGAATCCCTCAAAAAACACCAAAAcgaattctttttttcctggagaacACTCAAACCCCTTGAACAAACCCACAGTGGAAAATAATAAGGGTTCTTACATATCCAAATTGCGAAATTCAGGTCCTCGTGTTTTAAAAGGGCATAAAAGTACATTTGGAACTCACAGGGAACCTGATGAAAATTTAAGTGATACGTTACAAAAAGCCAAAGATGTGCTAGAGTGTAATGAGTCATTGCAAAATCCACTTCTTAGCGCTTCTAAAAGGACCAGGAATTATGCAAAAGCAAGTAGGAATGTAGAAGAGTCTGAAAAAGGATCTTTGAAGATTGAGTTTCAAGTAGACGCATTAGAAGATGAAAGTGATGGAGAGATATCTGATGCAGAAAAGGATGGAACAAAAATTGGAACCCTGGGTTCTGCAACTACAGAAGTTTTATCCTGCAGTACTCATGCTGCTGATGAGAAAAGGGGGGATGACCAAAACCTGAAAACATCTAGAAAACCATCGACTTCCCCATGTAACTCAACAGTTCACCAGAAGGAATCTGAGTTACAAATGACATCTGTAGCCAGCCCACACTCTGACTTACTGCTAGATTTGAAAACCTCTCTAGAAGATGCACAGGTTGATGACCCTGTTAAATCTCATGTATCTTATGAAACAGAAGGCTTTGAGACTACTAGCTTGGATGCTGAGCTTCAAAAAAACGATATAGGTCAGCCCTCAGGCCCTCTCCTGCCTGAACTAAGTAAGCTTGGCTTTCCTGCCTCACTCCAGAGAGATCTAACCCGTCACATTAGCTTGAAGAGCAAAACTGGAGCACACCTTCCTGAGCCAAACCTCAATAGTGCTCGCCGCATCCGCAATATCAGTGGTCATCGAAAgagtgagacagagaaggagTCTGGGCTCAAGCCAACCCTCCGGCAGATTCTAAATGCATCTCGGAGAAATGTCAACTGGGAACAGGTCATTCAGCAAGTAACCAAGAAAAAGCAAGAGCTAGGCAAAGGCTTACCCAG GTTTGGCATCGAAATGGTGCCTCTAGTTCAAAATGAACAAGAGGTCTTGGATTTGGATGGGGAGCCTGATCTGTCCAGTCTAGAAGGATTCCAGTGGGAAggtgtttccatttcttcatcccCTGGGTTGGCAAGGAAGCGAAGCCTTTCAGAGAGCAGTGTGATCATGGACAGGGCTCCTTCTGTGTTTAGCTTCTTCAGTGAGGAAGCTACAGGCAAAGAAAATGAGCCCCAGCAGATATTTTCACCTAATAACTCATTGAGGTCTGCACAGAGTCAAAAAACAACCATGGGCCTTAAGCAGGAAATGACACCTCTAGCTGCCTCCCTAAGAACAGGTGAAAGAGCTGAAAATGTTGCTACTCGAAGGCGACATAGTGCTCAATTATCATCTGACCATACGATACCTTTGATGCATTTGGCAAAAGACCTGCACAGCCAGGAGAGCTCTACACCACTTTCAGAGAGTCACAATGCCCAGGAGAGTAATGGAGAAGGAAACTCTTTATCATCAAATGCATCCTTAGCCCTTGCAATCTCCAGTTTGACAGATGCAGCCACAGACAGTAGCTGTACTTCTGGTGCTGAACAAAATGATGTCCAGAATATTAGAAAGAAACGAAGAGCCACTGGA GATGGATCTTCTCCTGAACTCCcaagtcttgagagaaaaaataaaagaaggaagattaaaggaaagaaag AACGTTCTCAGGTTGACCAGctgctgcatatttctttaaGGGAGGAAGAACTAAGCAAATCATTGCAGTGCATGGATAACAACCTTCTGCAAGCCCGTGCAGCTCTTCAGACGGCTTATGTTGAAGTTCAGAGGCTACTTATGCTCAAGCAGCAG ataaCTATGGAGATGAGTACCCTGAGGACCCATAGAATACAGATTCTACAGGGATTACAAG AAACATATGAACCTTCTGAGCGTCCAGACCAGGTTCCCTGTAACCTTACACAAGAACAAAGGAACATTAGATCTCAAACATCTGCTGATGCCACACTGCTGCCTACTCCTTTTTTCCCGGTTTTCCTGGAGGCTTCATCTTCCCATGTGTCTCCGTCATCCACTGGAGCCCCTCTCCAAGGAATCGCATCTACTTTCCAAGCCCATGGCAGTGTTCCTGCTCCAGACTCATCAGTTCAGATTAAACAAGAGCCCATGTCTCCTGAACAGGATGAGAGTGTGAATGCTGTGTCACAAGGCTCTGCTTGCAATGTGTCCAAGGAATTACTGCAAGCTAATA GAGAGATCAGTGACAGTAGTCCAGTTTATCCAGTTATCACTGCAGCATTGTCCTTATCAGAGCTAACAGAGAGATTCCATGAGCCTAGCCAAGAACTGAAGTTTTCTGTGGAGCAAGGAAATACCAGAAACAGAGGGAACAATCCCTCTTCCCAATCAGCTGGTCTTCCTAGCATAAATAAAGAAGGTGAAGAGCCAAACAGAGGCAACAGCGGGTCTGAAGCCTGTACCAGTTCTTTTCCGAGATTGTCCTTTGCTTCAGAAACCCCTTTAGAGAAAGAGCCCCACTCTCCAGCTGACCATCCAGAGCAACAGGCAGAGTCCACTCTGACATCAGCTGAAGCTAGggggaacaagaaaaagaagaaacttaggaagaagaaaactctGCGGGCTGCCCATGTTCCTGAGAACAGTGACACTGAACAGGATATATTTACTGCTAAACCTGTAAGGAAAGTAAAAACTGGAAAGTCCACTAAAGGGGGGAAAGTGACAACCTCCACCTGGGAAGATAGCAGAACTGGTCCAGAACAAGAGAGTGTCAGAGATGAACCAGATAGTGACTCGTCTCTGGAAGTCCTAGAAATTCCTAATCCTCAGTTAGAAGTGGTAGCCATTGATTCTTCTGAAACTGGAGAAGAGAAACCAGACAGCCCATCTAAAAAGGATATTCGTAACTCCACAGAGCTAAACTCATTAGAAACTTCTCGCTCTGGTTGTGATGAAGTTAGCTCTACCAGTGAGATTGGCACCCGTTATAAAGATGGCATCCCTGTAAG TGTGGCAGAAACTCAGACTGTGATCTCCTCCATAAAAGGATCAAAGAACTCTTCAG AAATATCTTCAGAGCCAGGAGATGATGATGAGCCCACAGAAGGGAGCTTTGAGGGGCACCAAGCTGCAGTGAATGCAATTCAGATATTTGGGAATTTACTGTATACCTGTTCAGCAGATAAAACTGTCCGAGTTTATAATCTCGTG AGTCGGAAGTATATTGGTGTCTTTGAGGGCCATACCTCCAAAGTGAACTGCCTCCTGGTTACTCAGACCTCTGGGAAGAATGCTGCCCTTTACACTGGTTCCAGTGATCACACCATTCGCTGCTATAATGTTAAG ACTCGAGAGTGTGTGGAGCAGTTACAGCTGGAAGACCGGGTTCTCTGCCTCCACAGTAGGTGGCGAATTCTCTATGCAGGACTGGCAAACGGCACTGTGGTCACCTTCAACATAAAG AACAACAAACGACTTGAAATCTTTGAATGCCATGGCCCTCGGGCTGTCAGCTGTCTTGCCACAGCTCAGGAAGGTGCCCGAAAGCTGCTGGTTGTGGGGTCTTATGACTGTACCATTAGTGTGCGTGATGCACGGAATGGACTGCTCCTTAGAACTCTGGAGGGCCACAGCAAAACCATTCTCTGCATGAAG gtggTGAATGACCTTGTGTTCAGTGGCTCCAGTGATCAGTCAGTCCATGCCCACAACATTCAC ACTGGTGAGCTTGTACGGATCTATAAAGGTCACAATCATGCAGTGACTGTGGTGAATATCCTAGGAAAAGTGATGGTGACTGCTTGCCTGGATAAATTTGTTCGTGTCTATGAATTACAG